Proteins from a genomic interval of Trichoderma breve strain T069 chromosome 2, whole genome shotgun sequence:
- a CDS encoding peptidase family c54 domain-containing protein, producing the protein MQMIWDPEPSNDVNSDEPVWCLGRSYKLDDSKRASSRTVEKATRSVGHDAPETGGASEAVHASSSTQSPPPVSKPSANAPETPSAAGGEELPLENGWPPGFLEDMASKFWMTYRSGFDPIPKSVDPRATSALSFTVRIKSTLSDPTGFSSDSGWGCMIRSGQSLLATTIGTLQLGRDWRRGKSQQEERQLISMFADDPRAPFSIHNFVRHGATACGKFPGEWFGPSATAQCIQALTSSSGLPLKVYSPNDGQDVYEDGFMKIAKPEGQDFHPTLILIRTRLGIDKITPIYWEPLIAALKMPQSVGIAGGRPSSSHYFVGSQGSYLFYLDPHHTRKAIPYHADVTKYTEEDIDSCHTSRLRRLDVKEMDPSMLIGFLIRTESDWSDWRQRVENVQGKSIIHVADHEPTLYSSEGRDGAVDEVEILSDDDDDDVTTT; encoded by the exons ATGCAAATGATCTGGGACCCTGAGCCATCCAACGATGTGAACAGCGACGAACCTGTTTGGTGTCTGGGCCGCTCTTACAAGCTAGACGACTCCAAGCGTGCGAGCTCCAGAACCGTAGAAAAGGCGACGAGGTCTGTTGGCCACGACGCACCAGAGACTGGCGGCGCATCAGAAGCCGTTCACGCCTCGTCTTCGACGCAAAGCCCTCCGCCCGTATCAAAACCCTCTGCAAATGCGCCAGAGACACCGTCAGCGGCGGGGggcgaggagctgccgctGGAAAACGGATGGCCTCCGGGGTTCTTGGAAGACATGGCTTCAAAGTTCTGGATGACGTACAGATCGGGGTTTGATCCTATACCCAAGTCTGTTGACCCGAGGGCGACCTCTGCGCTTTCGTTCACCGTAAGGATCAAGAGCACGCTCTCAGATCCTACTGGGTTCTCTTCCGATAGTGGCTGGGGCTGTATGATCCGTTCTGGCCAGAGCCTTCTAGCTACAACTATTGGGACTCTGCAGTTAGGACGAG ACTGGCGACGCGGCAAAAGCCAACAAGAGGAGCGACAGCTCATCAGCATGTTTGCCGACGATCCAAGGGCGCCATTTTCAATCCACAACTTCGTACGCCATGGGGCCACTGCCTGTGGGAAATTCCCGGGCGAGTGGTTTGGCCCATCTGCTACTGCGCAGTGCATTCA GGCCCTCACAAGCTCTTCGGGGCTTCCTCTGAAGGTATACTCGCCAAACGACGGACAAGACGTTTACGAAGATGGTTTCATGAAGATCGCGAAGCCTGAGGGGCAAGATTTCCACCCGACCTTAATCCTCATACGAACACGTCTCGGTATTGACAAAATCACGCCGATATATTGGGAGCCTCTAATTGCTGCGCTGAAGATGCCGCAGTCAGTAGGTATTGCTGG TGGCCGCCCTTCCTCGTCTCATTACTTCGTGGGCAGCCAAGGTAGCTACCTGTTTTATCTCGACCCCCATCATACCAGGAAAGCGATCCCCTACCACGCCGACGTGACCAAGTACACGGAAGAAGATATCGATTCGTGCCATACCTCCAGGCTACGCCGACTCGATGTGAAAGAGATGGACCCGAGTATGCTGATAGGCTTCCTTATTCGTACTGAGAGTGACTGGTCCGACTGGAGACAACGTGTAGAAAACGTCCAGGGCAAATCCATCATTCACGTGGCAGACCATGAGCCTACGCTATACAGTAGCGAAGGCAGGGATGGTGCCGTGGATGAAGTCGAGATACTcagtgatgacgatgatgacgatgtgaCGACAACATGA
- a CDS encoding 2-oxoacid dehydrogenases acyltransferase (catalytic domain) domain-containing protein — MLSRSIAVVSRMAPMRHLRPSPVFRQGLPSLVRYYADKIIQVPPMAESISEGTLKQFSKSIGDYVEQDEEIATIETDKIDVAVNATEAGVIKEFFVSEEDTVTVGQDLVRVEIGGEKPAESEKPKEESAPSSESKESKPAAEPEQPKSQPEPTKSEKPAPPPQPKEQPEKKSQPEPAAASKSEPAAGNREERRVKMNRMRLRIAERLKQSQNTAASLTTFNEVDMSNIMEFRKLYKDEMLKKTGVKLGFMSAFSRAAVLAMRDIPAVNASIEGPNGGDTIVYRDYVDISVAVATEKGLVTPVVRNVESLDMISIEKAIADMGKKARDGKLTIEDMAGGTFTISNGGVFGSLMGTPIINLPQSAVLGLHAIKDRAVAVNGKVEVRPMMYLALTYDHRLLDGREAVQFLVKIKEYIEDPRKMLL; from the exons ATGCTGTCTCGAAGCATAGCCGTCGTCTCTCGCATGGCGCCCATGCGCCATTTGCGCCCTTCTCCTGTCTTCCGCCAGGGGCTTCCCAGCCTTGTCCGGTACTATGCAGACAAGATCATCCAGGTGCCGCCCATGGCTGAGTCCATATCCGAGGGCACTCTCAAGCAGTTCTCCAAATCCATTGGCGACTACGTCGAGCAGgacgaggagattgccaCCATTGAAACCGACAAG ATCGATGTCGCCGTCAACGCAACGGAAGCTGGTGTTATCAAGGAGTTTTTCGTCAGCGAGGAGGACACCGTGACAGTCGGCCAGGACCTGGTCCGTGTTGAGATTGGCGGCGAGAAGCCAGCAGAGTCAGAGAAGCCCAAGGAGGAATCCGCCCCCTCTTCAGAGTCAAAAGAGTCAAAACCTGCCGCCGAGCCAGAGCAGCCCAAGTCACAGCCTGAGCCCACCAAAAGCGAGAagccagctcctccgcctcaaCCCAAGGAGCAgcccgagaagaagagccagccCGAACCCGCTGCGGCGTCAAAATCTGAGCCGGCAGCTGGAAACCGCGAGGAGCGTCGA GTCAAAATGAACCGCATGCGACTCCGTATCGCCGAGCGTCTCAAGCAGTCTCAGAACACCGCAGCATCATTGACGACATTCAACGAGGTCGACATGTCCAACATTATGGAGTTCCGAAAACTCTACAAGGATGAGATGCTTAAGAAGACTGGCGTGAAGCTGGGCTTCATGAGCGCCTTCTCCCGCGCTGCTGTGTTGGCGATGCGAGACATCCCCGCAGTCAATGCGTCCATCGAGGGCCCCAATGGTGGCGACACCATTGTCTACCGCGACTATGTCGACATCAGCGTTGCCGTTGCTACGGAGAAGGGTCTGGTCACCCCCGTTGTGCGAAACGTTGAGTCACTGGACATGATCAGCATCgagaaggccattgccgATATGGGCAAGAAG GCTCGCGATGGCAAGCTCACGATTGAGGATATGGCTGGTGGAACTTTCACCATCAGCAATGGCGGCGTGTTTGGATCTCTTATGGGCACCCCGATTATCAACCTGCCTCAAAGCGCCGTCCTGGGTCTCCACGCCATCAAGGATCGCGCCGTGGCGGTTAATGGAAAGGTGGAGGTTCGACCAATGATGTACTTGGCCCTGACGTATGACCACCGTCTTCTTGACGGAAGGGAAGCCGTCCAGTTCCTGGTCAAGATCAAAGAATACATCGAGGATCCCAGGAAAATGCTACTATAG
- a CDS encoding PAS domain-containing protein — protein sequence MEGFYQTNPELDNQLSHPSEDQQPGHLQPNVLAMQDASLPPQLQQQLQQPPPTLPNHMISNQTVIPGSQMDGVMREGHSDMQRRRSMPQAYGTALASTSQVPPARRMSTIGPPRDMMGFDTGAAGFSSYQFNPEMPHPFGVQDQMGSYVTDAGSFSGIPQDIMGTMMPSQFASMDMGGITAEPSAIDLFPGTSASAPDLTASTIASQLDTSQLAPGGDGFVLAGNPTGGSLGRRSNSGHKGMAMVHDENMINAPPPPFAPLNASPSHLDIEPDMTGFGAAMSSSLPGPVAIVPAQQSSVSMNMAQPGSASPATPMQASTPRDQSKEKTIYSKSGFDMLKALWLVATRKNPKIHLGAVDMSCAFVVCDVTMNDCPIIYVSDNFQNLTGYSRHEIIGQNCRFLQAPDGKVEAGSKREFVDDGAVFNLKRMIQEGREVQQSLINYRKGGKPFLNLLTMIPIPWDTDEIRYFIGFQIDLVECPDAISGQELGGVTVNYKHSDIGQYIWTPPVPNQLESDNGQTLGVDDVSTLLQQFNPNGLVSDWHKSSWDKMLLENTDDVVHVISLKGLFLYLSPSCKRVLEYDAADLVGNPLSSVCHPSDIVPVTRELKDATTGSQVNIVFRIRRKQSGYTWFESHGSLFVDQGRGRKCIILVGRKRPVFALGRRTLEANGGIGDSELWSKLSTSGMFLSVSANIRSLLDLQPESLVGTSIQELMRKESRAEFGRTIEKARKGKISTCKHEMLNRRGQGLQAQTTLYPGDASEGQKPSFVLAQTKLLKASSRHVPSTLTASNALYGTSSLRADMHNQGTPHGGQILQPAVGALAPGSQDAALASDDNIFDELRTTKCSSWQFELRQMEKINRILAEELGGLLSNKKKRKRRKGVGNVVRDCANCHTRNTPEWRRGPSGQRDLCNSCGLRWAKQTGRVSPRNSTRGGPSANTDSQSKKSTSPIHSSPLHRSETPNQTQSNGEGNPDPAQLANKIAAATAGLSSGAGQHPPSTMPPPSQSSLATGAISSGMASIREERENSQT from the exons ATGGAAGGCTTCTACCAGACAAACCCAGAGCTGGACAACCAGCTTTCACATCCATCCGAGGACCAGCAACCAGGCCACCTCCAACCCAATGTCTTAGCCATGCAGGATGCCTCGCTTCCGCCCCAACTtcagcaacagctgcagcagccaccaccaacacTACCCAACCACATGATTTCCAACCAGACAGTAATTCCGGGCAGCCAAATGGATGGCGTGATGCGCGAGGGACACAGCGATAtgcaaagacgaagaagcaTGCCCCAGGCCTACGGCACCGCCCTTGCGTCCACCTCGCAGGTTCCTCCAGCTCGACGCATGTCAACTATCGGCCCTCCCAGAGACATGATGGGATTTGATACTGGGGCAGCTGGCTTCAGCAGCTACCAGTTTAACCCGGAAATGCCACACCCCTTCGGCGTGCAAGATCAGATGGGCAGCTACGTGACAGATGCTGGGAGTTTTTCAGGCATCCCCCAGGATATCATGGGCACTATGATGCCGTCTCAGTTTGCGAGCATGGACATGGGCGGGATAACGGCCGAGCCTTCTGCCATAGATCTATTCCCTGGCACAAGTGCCTCGGCACCGGACCTTACTGCTTCGACAATTGCTAGCCAGCTGGATACCAGTCAACTCGCGCCCGGTGGCGATGGCTTTGTCTTGGCGGGTAACCCTACCGGCGGATCGCTAGGAAGACGCTCAAACAGCGGTCACAAAGGCATGGCGATGGTTCATGATGAGAACATGATAAATGCCCCCCCTCCACCATTCGCACCCCTCAACGCCAGTCCTTCTCATCTTGATATCGAACCTGACATGACGGGATTTGGAGCAGCCAtgtcttcctctctccctgGGCCAGTAGCGATCGTTCCAGCGCAGCAAAGCAGTGTCTCGATGAATATGGCTCAGCCAGGCTCCGCTAGCCCTGCAACTCCGATGCAGGCTTCAACCCCCAGGGATCAGTCCAAAGAAAAGACTATTTACTCTAAGAGTGGTTTCGACATGTTGAAAGCCCTTTGGCTAGTCGCGACTCGGAAAAATCCTAAAATCCACCTTGGCGCCGTCGATATGTCCTGTGCCTTTGTCGTTTGTGATGTCACGATGAATGATTGCCCTATAATTTATGTATCTGATAATTTCCAGAATCTGACTGGGTACAGCCGCCATGAGATCATCGGACAAAACTGTCGCTTCCTTCAAGCACCCGATGGGAAAGTCGAAGCTGGCTCAAAACGAGAATTTGTTGATGACGGAGCAGTGTTTAATCTCAAAAGGATGATCCAGGAGGGCCGTGAGGTGCAGCAAAGCTTAATCAACTATCGAAAGGGAGGAAAGCCTTTCCTCAACCTCTTGACCATGATACCTATACCATGGGATACCGATGAGATCAGATACTTTATTGGATTCCAAATCGATCTTGTTGAATGCCCCGATGCCATCTCTGGCCAGGAACTGGGCGGCGTTACAGTCAACTATAAACACAGCGACATTGGCCAATATATATGGACTCCGCCGGTGCCGAACCAGTTGGAGTCTGACAACGGACAGACGCTCGGTGTGGATGACGTCTCTACGCTCCTACAGCAGTTCAACCCGAACGGGCTCGTATCGGATTGGCATAAGTCGTCCTGGGACAAGATGCTTCTCGAGAATACTGATGATGTGGTTCACGTCATATCACTCAAGGGCCTCTTTCTCTATCTATCGCCTTCCTGCAAACGTGTTCTCGAGTACGATGCCGCTGACCTAGTTGGTAACCCCTTGTCTTCGGTTTGCCATCCTTCGGACATTGTTCCAGTGACACGGGAGCTGAAAGACGCAACGACTGGCAGCCAAGTCAACATTGTTTTCAGGATACGGCGGAAGCAGAGTGGATATACTTGGTTCGAAAGCCACGGATCATTATTCGTCGACCAAGGCAGAGGACGTAAATGCATCATCCTAGTCGGCAGAAAGCGGCCTGTGTTTGCCCTAGGTAGGCGCACTCTCGAAGCGAACGGTGGCATTGGAGATAGCGAGCTCTGGAGCAAATTGTCCACATCTGGAATGTTTCTTTCGGTTTCGGCAAATATCAGGTCCCTTTTAGACTTACAGCCCGAGTCACTGGTTGGAACAAGCATTCAGGAGCTGATGCGAAAAGAATCACGAGCCGAGTTTGGGCGTACGATTGAAAAGGCTAGGAAGGGGAAAATATCTACTTGCAAGCATGAAATGCTCAACCGGCGCGGACAAGGACTCCAGGCCCAAACGACTCTATACCCTGGGGACGCCTCTGAAGGCCAAAAACCGTCCTTCGTCCTAGCTCAAACGAAGCTATTGAAAGCATCATCCCGCCACGTTCCATCGACTCTGACCGCAAGCAACGCATTATATGGCACCAGCTCTTTAAGGGCTGATATGCACAACCAGGGAACCCCCCATGGTGGCCAGATTCTTCAGCCAGCAGTTGGAGCGCTTGCCCCAGGGTCACAAGACGCAGCTCTGGCGTCTGACGACAACATCTTTGATGAACTTAGAACAACGAAATGCTCAAGCTGGCAGTTTGAGCTGCggcagatggagaagatCAATCGGATTTTAGCAGAGGAACTGGGCGGCTTACTGTCGAACAAGAAAAAAcgcaagagaagaaagggagTTGGGAATGTAGTTCGTGATTGTGCCAATTGCCATACCCGCAACACTCCAGAATGGAGAAGGGGGCCAAGTGGACAGCGAGACCTGTGTAATAGCTGTGGCTTACGCTGGGCTAAACAG ACGGGACGAGTCTCCCCACGCAATTCTACGCGAGGGGGCCCCAGCGCGAATACTGACTCTCAGAGTAAGAAGTCAACATCTCCAATACATTCTTCGCCGCTACATAGGAGTGAAACACCAAACCAAACACAGAGCAACGGCGAAGGCAACCCAGATCCAGCGCAGCTTGCGAATAAAATAGCTGCGGCGACCGCTGGCTTGAGCTCAGGGGCGGGACAACACCCTCCTTCCACTATGCCGCCTCCGAGTCAATCATCTCTAGCTACTGGTGCTATTAGCTCGGGAATGGCGTCGATACGGGAAGAGCGCGAAAATAGCCAAACATGA